A single window of Aspergillus puulaauensis MK2 DNA, chromosome 5, nearly complete sequence DNA harbors:
- a CDS encoding uncharacterized protein (COG:G;~EggNog:ENOG410PGYF;~InterPro:IPR005829,IPR005828,IPR003663,IPR036259, IPR020846;~PFAM:PF00083,PF07690;~SECRETED:SignalP(1-16);~TransMembrane:9 (n2-20c25/26o41-63i105-125o131-152i220-246o258-278i285-307o313-338i350-368o380-401i);~go_component: GO:0016020 - membrane [Evidence IEA];~go_component: GO:0016021 - integral component of membrane [Evidence IEA];~go_function: GO:0022857 - transmembrane transporter activity [Evidence IEA];~go_process: GO:0055085 - transmembrane transport [Evidence IEA]) — MIAILLLTLAVGTALALLTVGASLGSLSCVWLGDVLGRRLVILIAACITIIGAILMFTSFSLAQFIVSRLVLGLGTGGCTATIPVWQSEISKVTNRGAHVVTEGIFIGGGVAIALWIDLGFYFIGNSSASWRVPFALEIVFLLVVVVFIFTLPESPRWLIKKDRQQEARAALSALENHPVESPQVTAMVDEIQQSFHTARTGSLWSIFSMGPSRILHRTVIAAAAQMFFQISGVNMITFYATAIFQEKLAFGATNARILAAAMASCQVIGGMVAFWLIERAGRRQLMLSSAIGMAICMSVLAATTAYQDSQPALIAAAVFLYLYNLIYPIGFLGLPLLYAAEVSPLHLRAAISGLANSVLWLSNFLVVEVTPVAFNNIGYRYYIVYAVINAAIAGIVYLCFPETTGLALEEIDEVFRQSQGILDPPRIAKKRLAMPRMDPVDRVL; from the coding sequence ATGATTGCAATCCTGCTTCTGACGTTGGCTGTAGGAACCGCACTTGCTCTGCTCACTGTTGGGGCCAGTCTCGGCTCTCTATCCTGCGTTTGGCTGGGTGATGTCCTCGGCCGCCGGCTTGTCATTCTCATAGCGGCCTGCATCACCATCATTGGAGCAATCCTGATGTTCACATCTTTTTCCCTGGCGCAGTTTATCGTCTCCAGGCTAGTCCTAGGGCTGGGTACAGGCGGCTGCACCGCTACCATCCCCGTCTGGCAGTCTGAGATATCCAAGGTCACCAACCGTGGAGCGCATGTTGTAACTGAGGGCATCTTTATTGGCGGCGGCGTCGCTATCGCCCTGTGGATTGACCTGGGGTTCTACTTTATCGGCAACAGCTCAGCCTCCTGGAGGGTACCTTTTGCTCTCGAGATTGTCTTCTTActcgttgttgttgtcttcaTTTTCACGTTGCCAGAGTCACCACGGTGGTTGATCAAAAAGGATCGGCAGCAAGAAGCTCGTGCAGCCCTGAGCGCGCTGGAGAATCACCCAGTGGAATCGCCGCAGGTCACGGCGATGGTGGATGAAATCCAGCAGTCGTTCCATACTGCCCGTACTGGGTCCCTCTGGAGTATCTTCTCCATGGGTCCGTCCCGGATCTTGCATCGAACCGTGATCGCTGCCGCAGCACAGATGTTTTTCCAAATCTCCGGCGTCAACATGATCACATTCTACGCCACGGCGATCTTCCAGGAAAAGCTAGCTTTCGGCGCGACGAATGCGAGAAtcctcgccgcagccatggccTCCTGCCAGGTCATCGGCGGGATGGTCGCGTTCTGGCTGATCGAGCGCGCCGGTCGCCGCCAGCTGATGCTGTCCAGCGCAATCGGCATGGCCATCTGCATGTCTGTCCTCGCCGCCACCACGGCCTACCAGGATAGTCAGCCTGCCCTAATCGCCGCAGCAGTTTTCCTCTATCTCTATAACCTGATTTACCCAATTGGGTTCCTTGGTCTGCCGCTTCTCTACGCGGCCGAAGTCTCGCCGCTGCACCTGCGCGCCGCGATCAGCGGGCTCGCCAACTCGGTTCTCTGGCTATCCAACTTCCTGGTCGTCGAGGTGACGCCCGTTGCGTTCAATAACATCGGCTACCGCTATTACATCGTCTATGCGGTCATAAATGCGGCTATCGCGGGAATCGTGTATCTTTGCTTCCCGGAGACCACGGGCCTCGCGCTGGAAGAGATAGACGAGGTCTTCCGCCAGTCGCAGGGCATTTTGGATCCACCGAGGATTGCAAAGAAGAGACTGGCCATGCCTCGGATGGATCCTGTTGACAGGGTATTGTGA
- a CDS encoding uncharacterized protein (COG:K;~EggNog:ENOG410PS1G;~InterPro:IPR039355,IPR000679,IPR013088;~PFAM:PF00320;~go_function: GO:0003700 - DNA-binding transcription factor activity [Evidence IEA];~go_function: GO:0008270 - zinc ion binding [Evidence IEA];~go_function: GO:0043565 - sequence-specific DNA binding [Evidence IEA];~go_process: GO:0006355 - regulation of transcription, DNA-templated [Evidence IEA];~go_process: GO:0006357 - regulation of transcription by RNA polymerase II [Evidence IEA]), translated as MTGKVSDPRALDSYSLSPEDLVIAKGPLTNSNGYFIPDCNPTDLEQWPCDFSPRQSHLLSTRSDASHEQHSQEHPSFSLPTINPHSASPSLPLLQQDEMSQALDSVIDTCAGSLAFVSGPIHEDDENALLEAVGLSVGPDLSIEETGDSSFGMAWAPQSPSRFQLSPTFDSRTCNNDGLNKIDPMDTNHAWNKGDELEDDNRAKRPRRLKVPRTSSILDSTQPSRQGSRTSPAPESVGAARPEDPRDIEQRSTSIRCANCSTQNTSLWRHHHDGHTLCNACALFYKLHGRLRPLSMKTDFIRRRNRNGTNNLAARTARAPQPSLRRGSMEQVSASKSDRRDSDRRLPRCISDGSSSDISDRKSAAAPPITTGSWVGASTGRTESQETPTISQSGLEKGPDPVAASQAQRSSSIHGRQGAGHKWEWLTMTL; from the coding sequence ATGACCGGCAAAGTATCTGACCCTAGGGCCCTCGACAGCTACAGCCTTTCACCAGAAGATCTGGTGATAGCAAAGGGCCCGCTGACGAATTCCAATGGCTATTTTATTCCGGACTGCAACCCGACCGACCTGGAGCAATGGCCGTGCGACTTCTCACCACGGCAGTCACACCTGCTGTCTACACGCAGTGATGCCAGCCATGAACAGCATAGTCAGGAACATCCCAGTTTCTCGCTGCCGACAATAAACCCACACAGTGCCAGCCCCTCGCTACCACTTTTACAGCAAGACGAGATGTCCCAGGCGCTTGATTCAGTGATCGACACCTGTGCTGGCTCATTGGCCTTCGTTAGTGGTCCTATCCacgaagatgacgaaaaCGCCCTCCTAGAGGCGGTGGGCTTGTCAGTGGGCCCTGATCTCTCTATAGAGGAAACTGGCGATTCGAGCTTTGGCATGGCATGGGCTCCGCAATCTCCCAGCCGCTTTCAGTTATCACCAACATTCGACAGTCGGACCTGCAACAATGACGGCCTTAACAAGATTGACCCGATGGACACGAACCATGCGTGGAATAAAGGTGACGAACTTGAAGACGACAACCGTGCAAAGCGCCCGCGGCGGCTAAAAGTGCCTCGCACATCGTCGATACTAGACAGCACCCAACCATCGCGTCAGGGGTCCAGGACGTCGCCAGCACCTGAATCCGTGGGTGCTGCAAGGCCTGAAGATCCGAGGGATATTGAGCAACGCAGCACCTCGATCAGGTGTGCTAATTGTTCTACTCAAAACACCTCCCTTTGGCGCCACCATCACGACGGCCACACGCTGTGCAACGCCTGTGCTCTGTTCTACAAGCTACATGGCCGCTTACGGCCTCTGTCCATGAAAACGGACTTTATCAGGCGGCGTAATCGTAATGGCACCAATAACCTAGCCGCCCGGACCGCTCGTGCACCCCAGCCGTCTCTGCGAAGGGGTTCCATGGAGCAGGTGTCTGCATCGAAAAGCGACCGAAGGGACAGTGACCGCAGGCTTCCGCGATGTATTTCTGATGGTTCGAGTAGTGACATATCAGATAGAAAATCCGCCGCCGCACCTCCGATTACTACGGGATCTTGGGTGGGAGCGAGCACCGGCCGAACTGAGAGTCAAGAAACTCCGACCATATCCCAGTCCGGGCTGGAGAAAGGGCCGGACCCGGTAGCTGCTAGTCAGGCACAGCGGAGCAGCAGTATCCATGGCAGGCAAGGCGCAGGCCACAAGTGGGAGTGGCTGACGATGACTTTGTAA